A DNA window from Candidatus Edwardsbacteria bacterium contains the following coding sequences:
- a CDS encoding PilN domain-containing protein, giving the protein MKDDKDLISMEGMTFSNLIVADFMDRLKGSGYFSNVELTQTTKATSEGRDLVKFSITSKYTENPNKPVSPAETTGQTAGKGSK; this is encoded by the coding sequence ATGAAAGATGACAAGGACCTGATATCCATGGAAGGAATGACGTTCTCCAATCTTATCGTGGCCGATTTCATGGACCGGCTCAAGGGGTCCGGGTATTTTTCAAATGTAGAATTGACCCAAACCACCAAAGCCACCAGCGAGGGGCGTGATCTGGTGAAATTCTCCATCACTTCAAAATATACCGAGAACCCGAACAAACCTGTCAGCCCTGCGGAAACGACGGGCCAAACAGCCGGAAAGGGGTCAAAATGA
- a CDS encoding type 4a pilus biogenesis protein PilO, translating to MSIDIKDPKIQVTIGLILFGLIIAGLFFKFSYQPSQKRIQELSVQEAKQRQELEQVRAAVARLPELEEQYKALEKKWGQAQELLPTDSEIPSLLKKITNAGIESGVRFLVFKPGKLASATQLSAAIPVAMSVIGNFDQITTFMAKLGNLSRIVISSQIKINPNNDPIRTIKADFTANAYVFKSGGDQASAKAKTSRKPR from the coding sequence ATGAGCATAGATATCAAAGATCCCAAGATCCAAGTAACCATCGGCTTGATATTATTCGGCCTGATCATCGCCGGATTGTTCTTCAAATTCAGCTATCAGCCGTCTCAAAAAAGAATTCAGGAGCTTTCTGTCCAGGAGGCCAAGCAGCGTCAGGAGCTTGAGCAGGTCCGGGCCGCCGTGGCCAGACTCCCCGAATTGGAGGAGCAGTATAAAGCCCTGGAGAAAAAATGGGGCCAGGCCCAGGAACTGCTGCCCACCGATAGTGAAATTCCCAGCCTGCTTAAAAAGATCACCAATGCCGGGATCGAATCAGGGGTAAGGTTCCTGGTGTTCAAGCCGGGCAAGCTGGCCTCTGCCACTCAGCTTTCCGCGGCCATACCGGTCGCCATGTCGGTAATCGGCAATTTTGACCAGATAACCACATTTATGGCCAAACTGGGAAATTTATCAAGAATTGTAATTTCGTCACAAATAAAAATCAACCCTAATAATGATCCGATACGTACCATTAAGGCCGATTTCACGGCCAATGCCTATGTATTTAAATCAGGAGGAGATCAAGCCAGTGCAAAAGCTAAAACTTCTCGTAAGCCTCGGTAG